The Blastocatellia bacterium genome includes a window with the following:
- the trxC gene encoding thioredoxin TrxC, whose amino-acid sequence MSATSDVQLIRCPSCGVTNRVPRERLQSGAHPVCGRCKTKLTAAAQPVVVTDANFAQEVEASPQPVLLDLWAAWCGPCHTIAPVIEQLATEMAGRVKVAKLNVDDSPQTAARFGVRSIPTLLILKNGREVDRLVGALPKQEILRHLQAVI is encoded by the coding sequence ATGAGCGCGACCAGTGATGTCCAGTTGATTCGCTGCCCGTCGTGCGGCGTGACCAACCGCGTGCCGCGCGAACGGCTGCAAAGCGGCGCGCATCCCGTCTGTGGTCGCTGCAAAACTAAGCTGACGGCGGCGGCGCAGCCGGTGGTGGTTACGGATGCGAACTTCGCTCAGGAAGTCGAAGCGTCGCCGCAGCCGGTGCTGCTCGATCTGTGGGCGGCGTGGTGCGGCCCCTGTCATACGATTGCGCCGGTGATCGAACAACTGGCCACGGAGATGGCCGGACGCGTCAAAGTCGCCAAGCTCAACGTAGATGACAGTCCGCAGACCGCGGCGCGCTTCGGCGTTCGCAGCATTCCGACCTTGCTGATCTTGAAGAACGGGCGCGAAGTTGACCGCCTGGTCGGGGCGCTGCCCAAACAAGAGATTCTTCGCCATTTGCAGGCGGTCATCTAA
- the msrP gene encoding protein-methionine-sulfoxide reductase catalytic subunit MsrP, with amino-acid sequence MLIKKPEEIKASEITDKEVYTSRRLFLRGAALTATALGTGWLYRRFATPSQESAAGEKIADVQTASGASVPTINDAQTPYEDITHYNNFYEFSTDKRLVAPRARNYVTRPWTVEVTGLAHKPKTFDLDDLLKIAPPEERVYRHRCVEAWSMIIPWVGFPLARLLSEVQPTSQAKYVAFQSLADPNQMPNVRSGSVLDWPYVEGLRLDEALHPLTILATGLYGETLPPQNGAPLRLVVPWKYGFKGIKSIVKIRLTDGEPPTTWNQDSPREYGFYSNVNPEVDHPRWSQRTEQRIGEFGRRDTLMFNGYADQVAGLYSGMDLRKYF; translated from the coding sequence ATGCTGATTAAGAAGCCGGAAGAGATCAAAGCCAGCGAGATTACCGACAAAGAGGTCTACACGTCGCGCCGCCTCTTTCTGCGCGGCGCGGCGCTCACGGCCACGGCGCTCGGCACCGGCTGGCTCTATCGCCGCTTTGCGACCCCGAGCCAGGAGAGCGCCGCGGGCGAAAAGATCGCCGACGTGCAAACCGCATCGGGCGCAAGCGTGCCGACGATCAACGACGCCCAGACTCCTTACGAAGACATCACGCACTATAACAACTTCTACGAGTTTTCGACTGACAAGCGGCTGGTCGCGCCGCGCGCCAGGAACTATGTCACCCGCCCGTGGACAGTCGAAGTCACGGGCCTGGCGCATAAGCCGAAGACCTTCGACCTTGATGACCTGCTCAAGATTGCGCCGCCGGAAGAGCGCGTCTACCGCCACCGCTGCGTCGAGGCGTGGTCGATGATTATCCCGTGGGTCGGCTTCCCGCTGGCCAGATTGTTGAGCGAAGTGCAGCCGACCTCGCAGGCGAAGTACGTCGCCTTCCAATCGCTCGCCGATCCGAACCAGATGCCCAACGTGCGCAGCGGCAGCGTGCTGGATTGGCCTTATGTCGAAGGCTTGCGCCTCGACGAAGCACTGCACCCGCTGACGATTCTGGCGACCGGGCTTTATGGCGAAACTCTGCCGCCGCAAAACGGCGCGCCGCTCCGCCTGGTGGTGCCGTGGAAGTATGGTTTCAAGGGCATCAAGTCCATCGTTAAGATTCGCCTGACGGACGGCGAGCCGCCAACGACCTGGAACCAGGACAGCCCGCGCGAGTATGGCTTCTATTCAAACGTCAACCCCGAGGTAGACCATCCGCGCTGGAGCCAGCGGACCGAGCAGCGCATCGGCGAGTTCGGGCGGCGCGACACGCTGATGTTCAATGGCTACGCGGATCAGGTGGCCGGTCTCTATTCAGGCATGGATCTGCGCAAGTATTTTTGA
- a CDS encoding low affinity iron permease family protein, with translation MREFFTAFANKTARAVGSYWAFLLAFMIVVIWGMTGPMFHYSDTWQLVINTGTTIITFLMVFLIQNTQNRDAKAMHLKLDELISSLKAAHNEMISIEDMSDEQLEEIAAYYRKKKEECPEDTVAAIATDIAQQTAHETAHQVAGDTAGRVADDTAKRVASDTAREVADDTAKRTVKDHEDGKRRVA, from the coding sequence ATGCGCGAATTTTTCACGGCCTTTGCCAACAAAACGGCGCGGGCGGTCGGCAGTTACTGGGCTTTTCTGCTCGCCTTCATGATTGTGGTGATCTGGGGCATGACCGGCCCGATGTTTCATTATTCCGACACCTGGCAACTGGTCATCAACACCGGCACGACGATCATCACCTTCTTGATGGTCTTCCTGATTCAGAACACCCAGAACCGCGACGCTAAGGCCATGCACCTCAAGCTCGACGAGTTGATCTCTTCGCTCAAAGCGGCGCATAACGAGATGATCAGCATCGAAGATATGAGCGACGAGCAGCTCGAAGAGATCGCTGCATATTACCGTAAGAAGAAAGAGGAATGTCCTGAGGACACGGTTGCCGCCATTGCCACCGACATCGCCCAGCAGACGGCGCACGAGACCGCGCACCAGGTGGCCGGCGACACCGCCGGTCGCGTCGCCGATGACACGGCCAAGCGCGTCGCCAGCGACACCGCCAGAGAGGTGGCCGACGATACGGCGAAACGTACCGTCAAAGACCACGAGGACGGCAAGCGCCGCGTCGCCTGA
- a CDS encoding DUF1223 domain-containing protein, with protein sequence MRIKFAIALVITAVVLIVAVVLSRNAGRGDRFEMLADGPAAAGERPIVLVELFTSEGCSSCPPADELLAHLDQTQPINSAEVIALSEHVDYWNHLGWTDPFSSAQFSARQSEYASRFDRDDIYTPQMVVDGSEEFVGSNSSRARQAIEAAARAPKARLTLAFAADAKAASHDVPITVRVENVPEITKGDRAEIVLAISESGLRSSVARGENSGRRLSHTAVARTLAAVGALDARAGEFALTTTAHLDDKWQRDHLKIVVFIQERHSRRVLGVAALPLVKEPRS encoded by the coding sequence ATGAGAATCAAATTCGCCATCGCCCTGGTTATCACCGCGGTCGTGCTGATTGTGGCAGTCGTGCTGAGTCGAAACGCCGGGCGCGGTGACCGCTTCGAGATGCTCGCTGATGGCCCGGCAGCCGCCGGCGAGCGCCCCATCGTTCTCGTCGAATTGTTCACCTCCGAAGGCTGTTCGAGCTGTCCGCCCGCCGACGAATTGCTCGCTCACCTCGATCAAACGCAGCCCATCAACAGCGCCGAAGTCATCGCTTTGAGCGAGCACGTCGATTACTGGAACCACCTGGGCTGGACCGACCCGTTCTCGTCGGCGCAGTTCTCGGCGCGGCAGAGCGAGTACGCCAGCCGCTTTGACCGCGACGACATCTACACGCCGCAGATGGTCGTTGACGGCAGCGAAGAATTCGTCGGCAGCAACAGTAGCCGCGCTCGCCAGGCTATCGAAGCCGCGGCGCGCGCCCCGAAAGCGCGCCTCACTCTAGCCTTCGCCGCCGATGCGAAAGCTGCGAGCCATGACGTGCCGATTACCGTGCGCGTCGAGAATGTGCCGGAGATTACAAAAGGTGATCGTGCGGAAATCGTTCTGGCCATCAGCGAGAGCGGCTTGCGCTCTAGCGTCGCGCGCGGCGAAAACTCCGGGCGGCGGTTAAGCCATACGGCAGTCGCGCGAACGCTGGCGGCCGTCGGCGCGCTCGATGCGCGGGCCGGCGAGTTCGCCTTGACGACCACCGCGCATCTCGATGACAAGTGGCAGCGCGACCACCTGAAAATCGTCGTCTTCATTCAGGAGCGCCACAGCCGCCGCGTGCTCGGCGTCGCCGCGCTGCCGCTTGTGAAAGAGCCGCGCAGCTGA
- a CDS encoding DUF885 domain-containing protein, with translation MRKLLVLGLIAMTACTTANNANRSGNTSGDEAFKKTLNAYVVEFLRRNPTVNTYLGGAGLDPSLAEADGKLRDYSAAALTDEDRWLADAQKAIEGTDANTLSANARIDRDVALAQIRFQLHQHQARRYQERALDTFVGEPFRALDWQLQGMAQTGDKTYGTADEWGLVVKRVAVIPQFLATAQEQLMAGVKSGNTPDRRMLQRDGLNTSAANAKYFGETLPKMAEERLSGPQRDQLLGQLRDAAKQASEAYLKMHDFVASAFFDDAAAGKVKAQFAADHFAMGEEEYNWALKNNFKLDKTAAQLYDEAMPIVQQTQQQMIDLARQIGTQRNWTLPADGPQAVRFVFDQLSKDYPKSDAEMVEWYRQAAFRLVDYARKTGIFDVPADYKLEVVETPPPLQASIDGAAYYPAPPFKNSGVGRFYVTPTHNDEAALKDNNRAALADLSAHEGFPGHDWYYKVLTQYREQISPVRWLTPGAVEDSSAMWEDSMPSEGWGLYAEALMAEAQPGAPDGFYTPEERLYQLKGKLYRDLRVRVDTGIHTGRLTYDDAVKLFSEVVDFLPGACDAAAMQSKEAKGASCRGAEAAIFRYSKWPTQAITYRLGKDQIYALREEASRQLGDKFSPKTFHLAYIKQGTIPANYFREQLLSELQQAK, from the coding sequence ATGAGAAAACTGCTTGTGCTTGGATTAATCGCAATGACCGCCTGCACCACAGCCAACAACGCCAACCGCTCGGGCAACACGAGCGGCGACGAAGCGTTCAAGAAAACGCTCAACGCTTACGTCGTCGAATTCCTGCGGCGCAACCCGACCGTGAACACTTACCTGGGCGGCGCCGGGCTCGACCCGTCGCTTGCGGAAGCGGACGGCAAGCTGCGCGATTACTCTGCCGCCGCGCTCACGGACGAAGACCGCTGGCTCGCCGACGCCCAGAAAGCCATCGAAGGCACGGACGCCAACACGCTTTCCGCCAACGCGCGCATTGACCGCGACGTGGCGCTGGCGCAGATTCGCTTTCAGCTCCATCAGCATCAAGCGCGGCGTTATCAGGAGCGCGCCCTCGACACCTTTGTCGGCGAGCCGTTCCGCGCCCTCGACTGGCAACTGCAAGGCATGGCGCAGACCGGCGACAAGACTTATGGCACGGCGGACGAATGGGGGTTGGTGGTCAAGCGCGTGGCGGTGATCCCGCAATTCCTGGCGACGGCGCAGGAGCAGTTGATGGCCGGCGTCAAATCAGGCAACACGCCGGACAGGCGCATGCTGCAACGCGACGGCCTCAACACGTCGGCGGCCAACGCCAAGTATTTCGGCGAAACCTTGCCGAAGATGGCCGAAGAACGTCTGAGCGGGCCGCAGCGCGATCAATTGCTCGGCCAACTGCGCGACGCCGCGAAACAGGCTTCGGAAGCCTATTTGAAGATGCATGACTTTGTCGCCTCGGCCTTCTTCGACGACGCCGCGGCGGGCAAGGTCAAGGCGCAATTTGCCGCCGACCACTTCGCGATGGGCGAAGAGGAGTACAACTGGGCGCTCAAGAACAATTTCAAGCTCGACAAGACGGCGGCGCAGCTTTACGACGAAGCCATGCCCATCGTCCAGCAGACGCAGCAGCAGATGATCGATCTGGCGCGCCAGATCGGCACCCAGCGCAACTGGACGCTGCCCGCTGATGGGCCGCAGGCCGTGCGCTTCGTCTTCGATCAGCTCTCGAAAGACTACCCGAAGTCGGATGCGGAGATGGTGGAGTGGTATCGGCAGGCGGCTTTCCGGCTTGTAGATTATGCGCGCAAGACCGGGATCTTTGACGTGCCGGCGGATTACAAGCTCGAAGTCGTCGAGACGCCGCCGCCTTTGCAGGCTTCGATTGACGGCGCGGCCTACTACCCTGCGCCGCCGTTTAAGAACAGCGGGGTCGGGCGCTTCTACGTCACGCCGACGCACAACGATGAAGCGGCGTTGAAAGATAACAATCGCGCGGCGCTCGCCGACCTGTCGGCGCACGAAGGCTTCCCCGGCCACGACTGGTACTACAAAGTGCTGACGCAGTACCGCGAGCAAATCTCGCCGGTGCGCTGGTTGACGCCGGGCGCGGTCGAAGACTCGTCAGCGATGTGGGAAGACTCGATGCCGAGCGAAGGCTGGGGCTTGTACGCCGAAGCCTTGATGGCCGAAGCGCAGCCGGGCGCGCCGGACGGTTTCTACACGCCGGAAGAGCGGCTCTACCAGTTGAAGGGTAAGCTCTACCGCGACCTGCGCGTGCGCGTCGACACAGGCATTCACACGGGCCGCCTGACTTATGACGACGCGGTGAAGCTGTTTTCGGAAGTCGTGGATTTCCTGCCCGGCGCCTGTGACGCGGCGGCGATGCAGAGCAAAGAGGCGAAAGGCGCCAGTTGCCGTGGAGCCGAAGCCGCCATCTTCCGCTATTCAAAGTGGCCGACGCAGGCGATCACCTATCGGCTGGGCAAAGATCAAATCTACGCGCTGCGCGAAGAAGCATCTCGGCAGCTTGGCGACAAGTTCTCGCCGAAGACGTTTCATCTGGCCTACATCAAGCAGGGGACGATCCCGGCGAATTATTTCCGCGAGCAGTTGTTGAGCGAGTTGCAACAGGCGAAGTGA
- a CDS encoding N-acetylmuramoyl-L-alanine amidase, with amino-acid sequence MPFSLIWLPDALKQAGLKVSTSFGWENRGRGDVGTIFGVICHHTAGPKSGNMPSLNTLINGRSDLHGPLAQLGLGRDGTFYVIAAGRCNHAGRGIWRGLPNGNSNFIGIEAENTGLPDDPWPAVQLDAYQRGVAAILKHIGRGSEFCAGHKEYALPAGRKNDPSFDMGPFRSSVAAILNGVAPAPVLIPSAEPPANPGHPPGRPTLRRGAQSELVEHIQTKLSVTPANGSFGPKTEAAVREFQRGRGLTPDGIVGPKTWAALDAA; translated from the coding sequence ATGCCATTCTCATTGATCTGGCTACCGGACGCGCTGAAGCAGGCCGGCCTGAAAGTCTCCACCAGTTTCGGCTGGGAAAATCGCGGGCGCGGCGATGTCGGCACCATCTTCGGCGTGATTTGTCACCACACGGCGGGGCCGAAGAGTGGCAACATGCCGAGCTTGAACACCTTGATTAATGGGCGGTCCGACCTTCACGGGCCGCTCGCCCAACTCGGCCTCGGTCGCGATGGCACGTTCTATGTGATCGCCGCCGGGCGCTGCAACCATGCCGGCAGGGGCATCTGGAGAGGGCTGCCCAACGGCAACTCCAACTTCATCGGCATCGAGGCGGAGAATACCGGCCTGCCGGACGACCCCTGGCCAGCGGTGCAGCTCGACGCTTACCAGCGCGGCGTCGCCGCCATCCTGAAGCACATCGGGCGGGGGTCGGAGTTCTGTGCCGGGCACAAAGAGTATGCCCTCCCGGCAGGCCGCAAGAACGACCCCAGCTTCGACATGGGGCCGTTTCGTTCGTCGGTGGCGGCGATCCTCAACGGCGTGGCGCCTGCGCCCGTGCTGATCCCCTCTGCCGAGCCGCCGGCCAATCCCGGCCACCCCCCGGGACGTCCGACCCTACGCCGCGGCGCCCAGAGTGAGTTGGTTGAGCATATCCAAACCAAACTCAGCGTGACCCCTGCGAATGGGAGTTTCGGACCTAAGACAGAGGCGGCGGTGCGCGAGTTCCAGCGCGGTCGCGGGCTTACCCCGGACGGCATTGTGGGGCCGAAGACGTGGGCCGCACTCGACGCCGCGTAA
- a CDS encoding M15 family metallopeptidase, translating into MRLSRKACAALVMLWGVAFVWSASAQQSPPAEQPPHEEGAFRQPELVELIKLDPTIKLDIRYATANNFLGRPVYTEARAFLQRPAAEALVRAHRALRRQGYGLVIHDGYRPWSVTKVFWDATPEDKKIFVADPAKGSRHNRGCAVDLSMYDLKTGKTVEMPSGYDEMSERSHITYAGGSNEARARREVLRAAMEREGFAVYEPEWWHYDYKDWASYPILNLSFAELGKAPRPAQKPRRQ; encoded by the coding sequence ATGCGTCTATCCAGGAAAGCGTGTGCGGCGCTCGTCATGCTGTGGGGTGTCGCGTTTGTATGGTCCGCGTCTGCGCAACAGTCGCCGCCCGCCGAGCAGCCGCCACATGAAGAGGGCGCGTTTCGCCAGCCCGAACTGGTCGAGTTGATCAAGCTCGACCCGACCATCAAGCTCGACATCCGCTACGCCACCGCGAATAATTTTCTCGGCCGCCCGGTCTACACAGAGGCACGGGCCTTCTTGCAGCGGCCTGCCGCCGAGGCCCTGGTTCGCGCCCATCGGGCGCTGCGCCGGCAAGGCTACGGGCTGGTGATTCACGACGGCTACCGCCCGTGGTCTGTGACCAAGGTATTCTGGGACGCGACGCCCGAAGACAAGAAGATATTTGTCGCCGACCCGGCGAAGGGATCGCGTCACAACCGTGGCTGCGCCGTCGATCTATCCATGTATGACCTGAAGACCGGCAAGACGGTCGAGATGCCATCCGGGTACGACGAGATGAGCGAGCGGTCGCACATCACCTACGCCGGCGGCAGCAATGAAGCGCGTGCCCGGCGCGAGGTGTTGCGCGCCGCGATGGAGCGCGAAGGCTTCGCCGTCTACGAGCCGGAGTGGTGGCATTACGATTACAAAGACTGGGCCTCGTACCCGATTCTCAACCTGAGCTTCGCGGAACTCGGCAAAGCGCCGCGCCCGGCGCAGAAGCCCAGACGACAGTGA
- a CDS encoding protein-methionine-sulfoxide reductase heme-binding subunit MsrQ: MKDTGFARFVIFVNGSVPLVLLLHDAYYHRLGANPSEFAIRTTGTLALLFLIISLAVTPLRKLLGQPWMVKFRRMLGLFGFFYAALHLLIYTLLDRSASLRAVIEDVGKRPFITVGMASFVLLVPLAVTSTQKMIKRLGGKRWNRLHRLVYIAAAGGALHYYMLVKADTREPLLFAAALAALLLYRIANKYLPAYTERKPVRPQPRRVQGA, translated from the coding sequence ATGAAAGACACAGGTTTCGCCCGCTTCGTCATCTTCGTCAACGGCAGCGTGCCGCTCGTGCTGTTGCTGCACGACGCCTACTATCACAGGCTCGGCGCCAACCCTTCAGAGTTTGCCATTCGCACTACGGGGACGCTGGCGCTGTTGTTTCTGATTATCTCGCTGGCGGTGACGCCGTTGCGCAAACTGCTCGGCCAGCCGTGGATGGTGAAGTTCCGGCGCATGCTGGGGCTGTTCGGCTTCTTCTACGCCGCGCTGCACCTGTTGATTTATACACTGCTCGACCGCTCGGCGAGCTTGCGAGCGGTGATCGAAGATGTCGGCAAGCGGCCCTTCATCACGGTCGGCATGGCGAGCTTCGTGCTGCTCGTGCCGCTGGCCGTGACCTCGACACAGAAGATGATCAAGCGGCTGGGCGGCAAGCGCTGGAATCGCTTGCACCGGCTGGTCTATATCGCGGCGGCGGGCGGCGCGCTGCATTACTACATGCTGGTGAAGGCCGACACCCGCGAGCCGCTGCTGTTTGCCGCCGCGCTCGCCGCGCTGTTGCTCTATCGCATCGCCAACAAGTACCTGCCTGCCTACACCGAACGCAAGCCTGTGCGCCCGCAGCCGCGTCGCGTTCAGGGCGCTTAA